The Silene latifolia isolate original U9 population chromosome 4, ASM4854445v1, whole genome shotgun sequence region gagttttttttttaattaaaattttgtGATGGAAATTAGAAATTCAGAAGTCAAAACATAACAAATGAAATGAGTATCTGGTTTAAATGACCTTGGAACTATAAACAAggagtattatttttattttctaatGTACATCAAAAGACAATGTCAGAGGCTACTATTCTCTACTCGGCCCACTTGCACCAATTATCCGCCCTATTTTCTTATTATTTAGTATGTATTCGACCCATCGTAAACTTGTGACGGGtagtgccgtcacaaatgagaatttgtgttctttaaATTGTGGACCTCGTGGTGCCATACATAATTATCCAATTACATGAGAAGTGACTCTTTTGATACATGCATTACATATATAAACACTATTGTAGTGTGGTGGGACTACAATAGAGAGACCCTACATAAGATTAAAGTGTAGGAGAAGAAGGGGGACAAGAAGAGTCCTTGGAGATATTGAAATTGGCAATATCAAGGATCATTGTGACCCTAAACATTTCAATTAATTCTCATTTGAGACGGATTATGCCGTTTGAAACCTTCAGATAATTTTATTTGATCACTTTTATGATAAAATGTGACCGTTTAAACCGaatcatatttttatggtaaaacATTACGATTTAAATTGGGTCACATTTAGCTATAAATTGGTCATATATGATCTGTCTGAAATTTCGGATGAAAATGACTGTTTAAATGGAGAGACTTTCTAAAACATTTCCATGTTCTCGCAATTATGGACCTTCATTTCCTTTTCTATTTCTTACCCCTTTTCTTATACTTATACCTATCTGCATTTATTGCTTCTTCTTCTACTACTATATATATTATCACCTTCATTCGTCTCATTTAAATAAAATCAATCACTATTAAAAATTATTCTTATTATATACTTGACTCGAGagcccaaaatattatttttcctCTTCGTTTTCGAATTTTAGTGCCAACTTATTGTACTATATATCTTTTGTCATGGGTATTGTTGCTATTTTTATGGCCTTTTTATTAGTTTCCATCCATGCATGCCATGCAAGGCACTCTCTTGGATTTGCAATCCATAGCAAGGTACGTACTTTGTATATTTATTATAGGTACTAGCTTAAGtaggtcatttgtttactttttacgGAGCAATATTATTTTAGGGTGACATTTATATGTTACAGAGTATcatttttattttgaaatttttcgatttgtAAATTAATCATCCTTCTGAACATAAATATAATATGCATGGCTCACTTGTTATCTCGGGGTCTCATCCTCTAACTCTAGTTTGTTTGTCAaatataaagataaataaataattaagacaAAACGAGTACCATAAAGTCGTTTTGATAGTACTCTATGTACATGATAACACGAAGATAAAACCATGTATAAGTTCCAACGTTCCATGGTGGTCCAAAGTAACGTACCGTTGGCTGTGCATATTATGTTGCAGGATGTCATTGAAGAAAATACAAAACTCAAACAAGAAATGAATACCATAAAGACGGTTCAAGCATCTgagaaaacaaaacaaacactCTCAGGTTTGTTACAACACGATTTGTTAAGATATAAGAATTTCTGAACTCTCAATGTTTTCAGTTAATCTAATATGCTATCGTTCATGGATGTACGACGTTGATACAGGTCACGATATATCAATGATAACATCGGATGGAAGCAGAAGCGTGATAGATAAATTGCAGGTAAATTCTAGGTCAAATACTCATACTGATTAACTAGTTGAGATAAGTTTTAAAATCACGTAGTCTAATTGTTTGAACAATAGGTTGCAGGTTCGAATTTTCACCCTAAGTAGATAACTATCTAATACATACACTATTATTCATATgtatttagggtttggagaaaaACAAAAGATCAATGCTAGAATCGAAATCACAAGAGGCTAAGGAGGCTACTGGTACAAAAGAAGATAAACCAGTCGAAGACGTGATGGTAACGGATTATGTTACGCCCCATCGCAAATCTCCTATCCATAACTCAGAACTAAATAATTAAGCTGTCATTATAAAATTTTACGATATTTTAAATGTAAACTTATACTCCGTACTTTGTATATGAGATGATCGTAAGAACAATTTCCCACTTTTGTAACGTTATGCATGCATGAAACGATTGTAAACCTTGTCCGATCCAGTTCAATTTTACCTGTACTAACTAACACATACGGAGTATATAAGTCTCATAATTGAACTTGTACAAAAGTTTGTGTTCAACAAAATAACTTGTAAAGTGTGATGACTTAAACACTTCAAATCAATTAACCTCTTGAAACGTAAGGGGTTCATGACCGGCCTAAATGCTTTGTTAATGGAAATGGTAGATGGGCGGGACTAGCAAGGCCACTCGTTCACCCTAAACAGTGAAAATTTTTCGGTTTTTTGCTataatttttgttctttttatagTATAACTGTATACGGTCATATCtgtaattaactaattactcCATTAGTACTGTCGTCATACACATTATCACcttacactacaagaaaaaggtCATTTAGCAACCAACCTTTGCGACTAACCAATTATTGGTTTCTAATTAGCAACCATTTTCGAATTGGTTGCTCATTAGCAACCAACTTGACATTGGTTGC contains the following coding sequences:
- the LOC141653502 gene encoding uncharacterized protein LOC141653502 isoform X2 → MGIVAIFMAFLLVSIHACHARHSLGFAIHSKDVIEENTKLKQEMNTIKTVQASEKTKQTLSGHDISMITSDGSRSVIDKLQGLEKNKRSMLESKSQEAKEATGTKEDKPVEDVMVQSLMQMKKSTSQI
- the LOC141653502 gene encoding uncharacterized protein LOC141653502 isoform X1, encoding MGIVAIFMAFLLVSIHACHARHSLGFAIHSKDVIEENTKLKQEMNTIKTVQASEKTKQTLSGHDISMITSDGSRSVIDKLQGLEKNKRSMLESKSQEAKEATGTKEDKPVEDVMVTDYVTPHRKSPIHNSELNN